A single window of Sparus aurata chromosome 22, fSpaAur1.1, whole genome shotgun sequence DNA harbors:
- the gnpat gene encoding dihydroxyacetone phosphate acyltransferase isoform X1, with translation MATEAIYPHRDPMLKKRDDFEDMLEERRNSSDLRYALRCYTPVLYKGLAPCKASMLKSMVLQSDQLHHVIGQVSRETGRAADDVQEEASAILEEMAHCLQLSTVRFFAFTLSKVFKTLFRSICVNEEGIQRLQQAIQEHPVVLLPSHRSYMDFLLMSYILYTYDIALPVIAAGMDFMGMKFVGEMLRMSGAFFIRRSFGGDKLYWSVFSEYVKTMLKNGFAPVEFFLEGTRSRTSKSLTPKLGLLNIVMDPYLKGEVYDINVVPVSISYERILEEALYAREMLGVPKPKESTSGLFKARKVLSEDYGSIHVYFGQPVSVRSLAQGRVNRCQFNLVPRHIPRRPSEEIQSFVNDSAYRLVRAQEENMVLKPWVLLASLLLQNHHQDQTAGQKRGMVLEELTAQAVWLRDMFREYGAFLHWPDHVPPSEVVSSSLSLHRGLVRVCEGRVQLAVEQGGQVKPGEPHSTVTPEEELLSQAVIVLSCASYRNQGLHVFLRPALLASAINAASSNLKQEVFNSFSFLRNMFSNEFILCPGATVQDFEEACYLLVKTGALQVTQQELLVTERGQRTVAFLTSMLDPFLQGYQVVCRFLCEEATENLTEKQFVPAVRKFIIKHLLAGRLRYTEVLSSDLQKNSLAALLRLGAVQKIKAAEQGTLKVNKVMVNSLEDTLGGRLPTQKAVGARL, from the exons ATGGCGACCGAAGCTATTTATCCG CACAGAGACCCAATGCTGAAGAAAAGAGATGACTTTGAGGAcatgctggaggagaggaggaactcCAGCGACCTGCGATATGCCCTCCGATGTTACACTCCTGTTCTTTACAAAGGACTGGCGCCCTGTAAAGCCAGCATGCTGAAGAGCATGGTGCTTCAGTCGGATCAACTGCACCATGTCATCGGTCAG GTTTCCAGAGAGACGGGCAGGGCGGCTGACGACGTTCAGGAGGAGGCGTCGGCCATCTTGGAGGAGATGGCTCACTGTCTGCAGCTCAGCACTGTTCGCTTCTTTGCTTTCACGCTCAGCAAGGTTTTCAAAACCTTGTTCAGGAGCATCTGTGTCAATGAAGAAGGCATCCAGAGg CTCCAGCAGGCCATTCAGGAGCACCCAGTGGTCCTGTTACCCAGCCACCGTAGTTACATGGACTTCCTGCTGATGTCGTACATCCTGTACACCTACGACATCGCTCTGCCTGTCATCGCTGCCGGCATGG ACTTCATGGGGATGAAATTTGTTGGCGAGATGCTGCGGATGTCTGGAGCTTTTTTCATTCGCAGGTCGTTCGGTGGAGACAAACTGTACTGGTCGGTCTTCTCAGAGTATGTCAAGACCATGCTCAAG aaTGGATTTGCGCCCGTTGAATTTTTCTTAGAGGGGACCAGAAGCCGAACGTCCAAGTCTTTAACACCAAAGTTAG GCCTGTTGAATATAGTCATGGATCCATACCTTAAAGGGGAGGTGTACGACATTAACGTGGTCCCTGTCAGTATCAGCTATGAGAGGATCTTGGAGGAGGCGCTTTATGCCAGAGAAATGCTGGGTGTTCCCAAACCCAAAGAGTCCACTTCA GGTCTGTTTAAAGCCAGAAAGGTCCTCAGCGAGGACTACGGCAGCATCCACGTGTACTTCGGTCAACCAGTGTCTGTGAGGAGTTTAGCCCAGGGCAGAGTTAATCGCTGCCAGTTTAACCTTGTACCAAG ACACATCCCCAGGAGACCCAGCGAGGAGATCCAAAGCTTTGTGAATGACTCCGCCTACAGGCTCGTGCGAGCCCAGGAGGAGAACATGGTCCTGAAGCCGTGGGTCCTTCTGGCCTCCCTGCTGCTCCAGAACCACCACCAGGACCAGACGGCGGGGCAGAAACGGGGCATGGTTCTAGAAGAGCTGACTGCACAAGCTGTGTGGCTCAGGGACATGTTCCGAGAGTACGGAGCCTTCCTCCACTGGCCCG ACCACGTCCCTCCATCAGAGGTGGTGTCCTCCAGTCTTTCTCTGCATCGAGGTCTAGTGAGGGTCTGTGAGGGCAGAGTCCAGCTGGCAGTGGAACAAG GTGGACAGGTGAAACCAGGGGAGCCTCACAGCACCGTCACTCCAGAAGAGGAGCTCTTGAGCCAGGCAGTCATCGTGCTCTCCTGCGCCTCGTACAGGAACCAGGGGCTGCACGTGTTCCTCCGACCGGCTCTGCTGGCGTCAGCCATCAATGCTGCTTCCTCCAACCTGAAAC AGGAGGTCTTCAACAgtttcagcttcctcaggaacaTGTTCTCCAATGAGTTCATCCTCTGTCCTGGAGCTACAGTGCAG GACTTTGAGGAGGCCTGCTACCTGCTGGTGAAGACCGGAGCTCTGCAGGTTACCCAACAGGAGCTTCTGGTGACGGAAAGAGGACAGAGAACAGTGGCCTTCCTCACCAGCATGCTAGATCCTTTCTTGCAGGGATACCAG GTGGTGTGCCGGTTCCTGTGTGAAGAGGCCACTGAGAATCTGACGGAAAAGCAGTTTGTTCCTGCCGTCCGAAAGTTCATCATCAAACACCTTTTAGCAG GTAGACTAAGATACACTGAGGTGTTGTCGTCGGACCTCCAGAAGAACTCTCTTGCAGCTTTGCTCAGACTCGGAGCCGTACAGAAAATCAAAGC agcGGAGCAGGGGACTCTAAAGGTCAACAAGGTGATGGTGAACTCATTGGAAGACACTCTTG gaGGAAGACTCCCGACTCAGAAAGCCGTTGGCGCTCGCCTCTAA
- the gnpat gene encoding dihydroxyacetone phosphate acyltransferase isoform X2, whose protein sequence is MATEAIYPHRDPMLKKRDDFEDMLEERRNSSDLRYALRCYTPVLYKGLAPCKASMLKSMVLQSDQLHHVIGQVSRETGRAADDVQEEASAILEEMAHCLQLSTVRFFAFTLSKVFKTLFRSICVNEEGIQRQAIQEHPVVLLPSHRSYMDFLLMSYILYTYDIALPVIAAGMDFMGMKFVGEMLRMSGAFFIRRSFGGDKLYWSVFSEYVKTMLKNGFAPVEFFLEGTRSRTSKSLTPKLGLLNIVMDPYLKGEVYDINVVPVSISYERILEEALYAREMLGVPKPKESTSGLFKARKVLSEDYGSIHVYFGQPVSVRSLAQGRVNRCQFNLVPRHIPRRPSEEIQSFVNDSAYRLVRAQEENMVLKPWVLLASLLLQNHHQDQTAGQKRGMVLEELTAQAVWLRDMFREYGAFLHWPDHVPPSEVVSSSLSLHRGLVRVCEGRVQLAVEQGGQVKPGEPHSTVTPEEELLSQAVIVLSCASYRNQGLHVFLRPALLASAINAASSNLKQEVFNSFSFLRNMFSNEFILCPGATVQDFEEACYLLVKTGALQVTQQELLVTERGQRTVAFLTSMLDPFLQGYQVVCRFLCEEATENLTEKQFVPAVRKFIIKHLLAGRLRYTEVLSSDLQKNSLAALLRLGAVQKIKAAEQGTLKVNKVMVNSLEDTLGGRLPTQKAVGARL, encoded by the exons ATGGCGACCGAAGCTATTTATCCG CACAGAGACCCAATGCTGAAGAAAAGAGATGACTTTGAGGAcatgctggaggagaggaggaactcCAGCGACCTGCGATATGCCCTCCGATGTTACACTCCTGTTCTTTACAAAGGACTGGCGCCCTGTAAAGCCAGCATGCTGAAGAGCATGGTGCTTCAGTCGGATCAACTGCACCATGTCATCGGTCAG GTTTCCAGAGAGACGGGCAGGGCGGCTGACGACGTTCAGGAGGAGGCGTCGGCCATCTTGGAGGAGATGGCTCACTGTCTGCAGCTCAGCACTGTTCGCTTCTTTGCTTTCACGCTCAGCAAGGTTTTCAAAACCTTGTTCAGGAGCATCTGTGTCAATGAAGAAGGCATCCAGAGg CAGGCCATTCAGGAGCACCCAGTGGTCCTGTTACCCAGCCACCGTAGTTACATGGACTTCCTGCTGATGTCGTACATCCTGTACACCTACGACATCGCTCTGCCTGTCATCGCTGCCGGCATGG ACTTCATGGGGATGAAATTTGTTGGCGAGATGCTGCGGATGTCTGGAGCTTTTTTCATTCGCAGGTCGTTCGGTGGAGACAAACTGTACTGGTCGGTCTTCTCAGAGTATGTCAAGACCATGCTCAAG aaTGGATTTGCGCCCGTTGAATTTTTCTTAGAGGGGACCAGAAGCCGAACGTCCAAGTCTTTAACACCAAAGTTAG GCCTGTTGAATATAGTCATGGATCCATACCTTAAAGGGGAGGTGTACGACATTAACGTGGTCCCTGTCAGTATCAGCTATGAGAGGATCTTGGAGGAGGCGCTTTATGCCAGAGAAATGCTGGGTGTTCCCAAACCCAAAGAGTCCACTTCA GGTCTGTTTAAAGCCAGAAAGGTCCTCAGCGAGGACTACGGCAGCATCCACGTGTACTTCGGTCAACCAGTGTCTGTGAGGAGTTTAGCCCAGGGCAGAGTTAATCGCTGCCAGTTTAACCTTGTACCAAG ACACATCCCCAGGAGACCCAGCGAGGAGATCCAAAGCTTTGTGAATGACTCCGCCTACAGGCTCGTGCGAGCCCAGGAGGAGAACATGGTCCTGAAGCCGTGGGTCCTTCTGGCCTCCCTGCTGCTCCAGAACCACCACCAGGACCAGACGGCGGGGCAGAAACGGGGCATGGTTCTAGAAGAGCTGACTGCACAAGCTGTGTGGCTCAGGGACATGTTCCGAGAGTACGGAGCCTTCCTCCACTGGCCCG ACCACGTCCCTCCATCAGAGGTGGTGTCCTCCAGTCTTTCTCTGCATCGAGGTCTAGTGAGGGTCTGTGAGGGCAGAGTCCAGCTGGCAGTGGAACAAG GTGGACAGGTGAAACCAGGGGAGCCTCACAGCACCGTCACTCCAGAAGAGGAGCTCTTGAGCCAGGCAGTCATCGTGCTCTCCTGCGCCTCGTACAGGAACCAGGGGCTGCACGTGTTCCTCCGACCGGCTCTGCTGGCGTCAGCCATCAATGCTGCTTCCTCCAACCTGAAAC AGGAGGTCTTCAACAgtttcagcttcctcaggaacaTGTTCTCCAATGAGTTCATCCTCTGTCCTGGAGCTACAGTGCAG GACTTTGAGGAGGCCTGCTACCTGCTGGTGAAGACCGGAGCTCTGCAGGTTACCCAACAGGAGCTTCTGGTGACGGAAAGAGGACAGAGAACAGTGGCCTTCCTCACCAGCATGCTAGATCCTTTCTTGCAGGGATACCAG GTGGTGTGCCGGTTCCTGTGTGAAGAGGCCACTGAGAATCTGACGGAAAAGCAGTTTGTTCCTGCCGTCCGAAAGTTCATCATCAAACACCTTTTAGCAG GTAGACTAAGATACACTGAGGTGTTGTCGTCGGACCTCCAGAAGAACTCTCTTGCAGCTTTGCTCAGACTCGGAGCCGTACAGAAAATCAAAGC agcGGAGCAGGGGACTCTAAAGGTCAACAAGGTGATGGTGAACTCATTGGAAGACACTCTTG gaGGAAGACTCCCGACTCAGAAAGCCGTTGGCGCTCGCCTCTAA
- the fsaf1 gene encoding 40S small subunit processome assembly factor 1, whose protein sequence is MTSKINGEADEDSLFLENVLDKLYDFGNGPASKKKSQKKKKRKRCEEEVEGEEFSAVENICSDPEDSRADHFGTEHQQQQQKTERTGPATQQVSQVEVVTYQDPRKKLKTKQTPAPDQVPALQMTEKKQSDQMEVLNLEKARLEVHRFGITGYKKEQQRVFEQDRAVMLGARAPKKDYVNYKVLQQQIKDKKQKAKEEVQPDLKKKKKQSGPRDRNKKKGGSSGSDKALTGQVGRFKNGMLILSTKEIQKIKGNKRSK, encoded by the exons ATGACCTCGAAGATAAACGGCGAAGCAGACGAAGACTCTCTGTTCCTCGAAAACGTCTTGGATAAACTTTATGACTTTG GTAATGGACCAGCATCCAAAAAGAAGtctcagaagaagaaaaaacgaAAAAGATGTGAAGAAGAAGTTGAGGGAGAAGAGTTCTCAGCCGTCGAGAATATCTGCAGTGACCCTGAGGACAGCAGAGCGGATCATTTTGGCACtgaacaccagcagcagcaacaaaagaCGGAGCGAACAG GTCCAGCCACCCAGCAAGTgagtcaggtggaggtggtcaCATATCAGGACCCCAGGAAGAAACTGAAAACCAAGCAGACTCCAGCTCCTGACCAAGTGCCT GCCCTTCAGATGACGGAGAAGAAGCAAAGTGACCAGATGGAAGTTCTCAACTTGGAAAAG GCTCGTCTCGAGGTCCATCGGTTTGGAATCACAGGCTATAAAAAGGAGCAGCAGCGTGTTTTTGAACAGGACCGAGCCGTCATGCTGGGAGCCAGA GCGCCTAAGAAAGACTATGTGAACTACAaagtgctgcagcagcagatcaaAGACAAGAAGCAGAAGGCGAAGGAGGAGGTCCAGCCG GacctgaagaaaaagaagaagcagagtgGTCCAAG GGACAGGAACAAGAAGAAGGGGGGGTCCTCTGGTTCTGACAAGGCCCTCACAGGTCAGGTGGGCCGCTTCAAGAACGGCATGCTGATCCTCAGCACCAAGGAGATCCAGAAAATCAAAGGCAACAAGCGAAGCAAATAG